CTGGCGCTGTACGTCGTCTCGTTCCTCGTCACCGGCGCCGGCAACGTGCCGTTGAACAACCGCCTCGAACAGGCCGGCGAGCCTGATCAGGTCGCCGACCTCGGCGCCGTGCGCCGCGCCTTCGAGCCGCGCTGGGTGGCGTTGAACCTGGTGCGCACCGTGGGGCACATCGTGTCGTTCGCCTGCGCGGCCTACGCGCTGGCCGTGGCCTGACGCCGGGGCCGGTTCACCGGCGGAAGCGGACGTGCAGCGCGCGGATGTCCTCGGTGAGCTCGTCCACCGGTCCTTCGACCGTCACGCGCGGCGCGACCTGGCCGGCGGGGATGGCGGCGACGGCGGGGGTTCCCGAGACGCCGAGCGCGGCGAGCCAGTCGGTGAGCTGGCGCGAGGAGGCGACGTACACGATGCGGCCGAGCCCGACCCAGCCGTGCGCGGCGGCGCACATGGGGCAGTGCTCGCCGCTGGTGTAGACGGTCGCGGCGGCACGCTCCTCGGCGGTCATGTTGGCCGCGGCCCAGCGGGCCAGCGCGAACTCGGGGTGCAGGGTCTGGTCTGCGCCGGTGGTCTCGCGGTTGCGGTCCTCGGCGAGCACCGTGCCGTCGCCGGCCACGAGCACCGAGCCGAACGGCTCGTCCCCGGCCTCAAGCGCCTCTTCCGCGAGTGCGATACACCGCCTGAGGTGCTTGAGTTCGGCTTCGTCCCACATGCGTAAGGCCTCCTGATCTCGACCGGCGTGCCGGGCCATTGTCACAGACTCCGGCCGGCCCATGGCGCGGATATACGGTGGGGGGGTATATTGGCGTCACGCGACCCGCCGAAGGGATGTCGACCATGTCCGAGCACACCAACTCCGAGCACACCCACTCCGCGCACGAGGGCCACACCGGGAAGGCGACGTGGGGCACCGCCGCCTCCGCCACCCTGCACTGCCTCACCGGGTGCGCCATCGGCGAGGTCGCCGGCATGGTGATCGGCACGGCGCTCGGCTGGCACAACGCGTCCACGGTCGCCGCCTCCGTCGTCCTCGCGTTCTTCTTCGGCTACCTGCTCACGCTGCTGCCGCTGCGCAGGGCCGGGGTCGGCTGGACGTCGGCCGTCAAGCTGGCGCTGGCGGCCGACACCGCCTCGATCGTCGTGATGGAGATCATCGACAACTCCGTCATGCTGCTCATCCCCGGCGCCATGGACGCCGGGCTGACCACGGCGCTGTTCTGGGCCTCGCTCGCGGGGTCCCTCGTGCTCGCCTTCCTCGTCACCACGCCGGTCAACAAGTGGATCATCGGCCGCGGCAAGGGACACGCCGTGGTGCACGCCTACCACCACTGACGCCGCGCAACCAATCTTCACCGGCGCGCGCACCACTGAAAGTTGCATGCCGTGCGACCACGTCACGACAGGTCAGGCGATGTCCGGCCCGTGGCGTGGTTGCCGGGACGCCGCCGGTGCGTGCACGGTTGCCGGATCCGTTGAGGGAGGTTGCTCATGCGCGGCAAGCTGCTCAGGCTCGCGGCCGTGTCGGTGGTGCTCGCGGCGGGGGCGGTGCCGATGAGCGGGCCGGCACAGGCCGACGCCGGACCGCGGCTCACCATCGACCCGTCCGCCGGCAAACACCCGATCAGCCCGCACATCTACGGCATGAACTTCACCGACGAGGCGCTGGCCGCCGAACTGCGGCTGCCGGTGCGGCGGTGGGGAGGCAACGCGACGACGCGGTACCACTACCTGTACGACACCACCAACCGCGCGTCCGACTGGTTCTTCGAGAACATCGCCGAGGCCAACGACCACCCCGAACTGCTCCCCCGCGGCTCGACCACCGACAAGTTCGTGGACCAGAACCGGCGCACCGGAACCGACTCGATCCTGACGGTGCCGCTGATCGGGTGGGCCCCGAAGGCGCGGGACGGCTCCTGCGGCTTCTCGGTGACCAAGTACGGCCCGCAGCAGCGCACCGACGAGTGGCGGCCCGACTGCGGCAACGGCGTCAAACCGGACGGCACGCTCGTCACCGGCAACGACCCGCACGACACGAGCGTCGAGGTGGGGCCGCAGTACATCAAGGACTGGCTGCGCCACCTGACCACCACGTACGGCAAGGCCGCGCAGGGTGGCGTGAAGTTCTACAACCTGGACAACGAGCCGGACATCTGGCACTCCACCCACCGGGACGTGCACCCGCAGGGAGCGAGCGCCGCCGAGCTGCGCGACCAAACCTACAAGATCGCCGCCGCGGTGAAGGCCGCCGACCCGACCGCCAAGACGCTCGGCCCGGTCGGCTGGGGCTGGACGTCGTGGGACTACTCGGGCCTGGACCAGGAGACCTGCTCGCGCACCGGCTGCTGGGGCGACCCGCCGGACCGCGCCGCGCGCGACGGCCTGCCGTTCACCGCGTGGTACCTGCGGGAGATGAAGAAGTACGAGGACAAGTACCGCAAGCGGATCCTCGACTACTTCGACATGCACTTCTACCCGCAGGCCCCCGGGGTGGCGTTCGGCAACGACACCGACCCGGCGACCAACGCGCTGCGGCTGCGGTCCACCCGTGCGCTGTGGGACCCGGCCTACACCGACGAGAGCTGGATCGGCACGCAGGTGCGGCTCATCCCCCGCATGAAGGAGCTGATCGCGGCCCGGTACCCCGGGACCAGGACCGCGATCACCGAGTACAACTGGGGTGCGCTCGGCACGATGAACGGCGCGCTGACCCAGGCCGACATCCTCGGCATCTTCGGCCGTGAGGGCCTGGACCTCGCCACGCTGTGGGACCCGCCGTCGGCGGGCCAGCCCGGCGCGTACGCGTTCCGCATGTACCTCAACTACGACGGCGCGGGCTCGCGGTTCGGCGACGTGTCGGTCAGCTCCACCAGCGCCGACCAGGGGGCCCTCGCGGTGTACGGGGCACGCAGGACCCGTGACGGCGCGCTGACCCTGATGGTCGTCAACAAGGGCGGCACCGACCTGACCAGCCCGGTGAGCATCGCCGGCGCGCGGCGCGGCGCCGCGTCGGTGTACCAGTACTCGGCGGCCTCCCCCACGGCGATCGTCCCCGGCGCGGCGCAGCCCATCGCCGCGGACGGCACCTTCACCCGCACCTTCCCGGCCGGCTCGGTCACGCTGCTCGTCGTGCCGAAGACGGCGCTGCGCTAGAACCTCACGCCAGAAACCGGTTCTCCGGGGCCCGCCGGCGCGGCGGGCCCCGGTCTTTTTGTCACCGAGGCCTGTTGACCAATATACCCACTTTTCCTACTCTGTTAGTGGGTTTATTGGCAGGAGGGCCTTGTGACCGAGCAGATCCACCTCGCCGCGCACTTCCCCGGCGTCAACAACACGACCGTCTGGTCCGACCCCCGGTCCGGCAGCCAGATCGACTTCGGCTCCTTCCGGCATCTCGCCGAGACGGCGGAGCGCGGCAGGTTCGACTTCTTCTTCCTCGCCGAGGGACTGCGGCTGCGCGAGATGAAGGGCCGCATCCACGACCTGGACGTGATGGGACGTCCCGAGTCCCTCACCGTGCTGGCCGCGCTGTCGGCCGTCACCACCCGGCTGGGGCTGGCCGCCACGGTCAACTCCACCTTCAACGAGCCGTACGAGGTGGCGCGGCGCCTCGCCACACTCGACCACCTGAGCGGCGGCCGGGCCGCGTGGAACGTCGTGACGAGCTGGGACGCGTTCACCGGCGAGAACTTCCGGCGCGGCGGGTACCTCGCCGAGGCCGACCGCTACACCCGCGCCAAGGAGTTCCTGCAGACGGCCAGGGAGTTGTGGGACACCTGGGCCGATGACGCGGTGACCGCCGACCCGGTGCGCGGCGAGTTCCTGCGTGAAGGAGGCGTCACGCCGTTCCGGCACACCGGCAGGCACTTCGACATCCAGGGGCTGTTCAACGTGCCGCGCGGCCCGCAGGGACACCCGGTGATCATCCAGGCGGGGGACTCCGACGAGGGACGCGAGTTCGCCGCCTCGTCCGCCGACGTGATCTTCAGCAGGCACGGCCGTCCCGAGGAGGCCCGCACGTTCTACCGCGACGTCAAGCGCAGGCTCGCGGCGTACGGCAGGCGGCCGGCCGACCTGAAGATCATGCCGGCCGTGACGTACGTGCTCGGCGACACCGAGGCCGAGGCCGCCGAATGTGCGGCCGAGATCCGGCGGGCCCAGGTGAGCCCGGCCAACGCGATCGTGTTCCTCGAAGGCGTGTGGGGCAGGGACATGTCGTTCTGCGACCCCGACGGGCCGCTGCCGGACGTGGAACCCGAGCTCGGCGAAGGGGTGTCGCGGGGCCGCGCGCAGTTCCGCGGCGACCGGGCCGCGACGGCCGCCAAGTGGCGCGCCGTCGCGCAGGAGAAGAACCTCACCATCCGTGAGCTGGTGATCGAGATGTCGGCGCGGCAGACCTTCGTCGGCACGGCGGCGTCGGTCGCCGAGCAGATGACGTCATTCGTGCGGACCGGCGCCGCCGACGGGTTCGTCCTCGTGCCGCACCTGACCCCCGGCGGCCTGGACGAGCTGGTGGACCAGGTGGTCCCCCTGCTGCAGGAGAAAGGCGTGTACCGCGCCGACTACACCGGCACCACCCTGCGCGACCACCTCGGCCTGCGTTCCCCCGTGAAGGAGACGTCATGACGCTGCACCTGGCCGTCGCGCTGGACGGCGCCGGCTGGCACCCCGCCGCGTGGCGGGCCGACGGCGCGCGGCCCGATCTGCTGTTCACCGCCGGGTACTGGGCCGACCTGGTGGTGGAGGCCGAGCGCGGCCTGCTCGACTGGGTGACGTTCGAGGACTCGCTCGCCGTGCAGTCCACGCGGCACGACTCCCCCGACGGCCGGCGCGACCAGGTCAGAGGCCGGCTGGACGCGGTGCTGCTCGCCTCCGCGCTCGCACCGCTCACCACCCGGATCGGCCTCGTGCCGACGACCGGCGTCACCCACACCGAGCCGTTCCACGTGTCCATCGGCATCGCGTCCCTCGACCACGCCGCCCGGGGACGCGCCGGCTGGCGGCCCCGGGTGTCGGCCCGTCCCCACGAGGCGGCGCACTTCGGCCGCCGCACCTTCCCGCCGATCGACCCGGCCGGCCCCACGGCGCGGCGCCACATCGAGCGGCTGCTGCGCGAAGGCGTCGACTTCGTGGAGGTGGTGCGCCGGCTGTGGGACAGCTGGGAGGACGACGCCGAGATCCGCGACACGGCGACCGGCCGCTTCGTTGATCGTGACAAGCTCCACCCGATCGACTTCCGCGGCGAGTGGTTCAGCGTCAGGGGCCCGTCCATCACCCCCCGCTCCCCGCAGGGCCGGCCCCTGGTCACCTCTCTCGCGCACTCGGCCCTGCCGTACGACTTCGCGGCCCGCACCAGTGACGTCGTGTACGTCACGCCGCGCGACGCCGACGACGCGGCGGCCGTCGTCACCGAGGTGCGCGCCGCCGAGACGGCGGCCGGCCGCACCGGGCCGCCACTGAAGATCTTCGCCGACCTGGAGGTGTACCTCGGCCCTCCCGGCCGCAGGGCCCGCCTGGACGACCTGGACGGCGCGACCCACGTGAGCGACGCGCACGTCTTCGAAGGCACCCCCGAACAGCTCGCCGACCTGCTCCTGATGTGGCGCGCCTCCGGCGTCGAGGGCTTCCGCCTGCGTCCCGGCGTCCTGCCGCACGACCTGCCGGCCGTCACCCGCGGCCTGGTACCCGAGCTGCAGGCCAGAGGCGTCTTCCGCCGCGCCTACGAGACCACCGGCCTGCGCGGCCGTCTCGGCCTGCCGCGTCCCCCGAGCCGTTACGTGACGGCCTCGTGAAGGAGGACCACCGGCCATCGACAAGGTCCACCGGTACCACGACCGGCTGGGCCACGAGGTGATGTACCTGTCCGCCGAACCGGACGGGCTGCCCCCCGGTCCGTTCCGCGCCTCACTGGAACTGTTCCAGAGCGAGATCGCCCCCGTCCTGCGCAAGGAGATCCCGAGCAGGCCGCTCTCCCCGGGAGGACCCTCATGACCCGGTTGTCCGTACTCGACCTCGCGCCTGTCCTGTCCGGCGGCACCGCGCGGGACGCGCTGCGCCACACGCTCGACCTGGCGCGGCGGGCCGACGACGCCGGCTACCACAGGTACTGGCTGGCCGAGCACCACCTGGCCGAGGGGGTGGCGAGCTCGGCACCCGCGGTGCTCATCGGGGCCGTCGCGGCGACCACCCGGCGCATCAGGGTGGGGTCGGGGGCCGTGCAGGTCGGTCACCAGACCGCGCTGACGGTGGTCGAGCAGTTCGGCACGCTCGACGCGCTGCATCCGGGCCGGATCGACCTCGGGCTCGGCCGCTCGGGGCAGCGCGCCAAGGAGGTGCGGGCCGGCGCGCACACGCCGGCGCCGGCCGCGCGCCACGAGCCGCGGGTGGTGGACGGGCTGCTGATCCCGCCGCCGTTCGACCACACGTCCCTGGGCCGCACCCCGTTGCTCGCCTTCTCCGCCTCGCTGCTCCACCAGCCGGGGGCCGAGCCTCCCGGCTTCGCCGAGCAGGTGGACGACATCCAGGCGTTCGTCGCCGGCACCTACCGGTCCGCCGAAGGACAGGCCGCGCACGCGCAGCCGGGAGAGGGTGCCGAGCTGGAGCTGTGGATCCTCGGCAGCAGCGGCGGGGAGAGCGCGCAGGTGGCCGGGGAGCGAGGGCTGCCGTTCGCGGCCAACTACCACGTCGCGCCGGCGGCGGTGCTCGAAGCCGTGACGGCCTACCGTGACGCGTTCAAGCCGTCGGCGGTGCTCTCCGCGCCGTACGTCATGGTGTCGGCGGACGTCGTGGTGGCCCCCACCGACGAGGAGGCGCGGCGCCTCGCCGAGCCGTACGGGCTGTGGGTGCGGTCCATCCGGACCGGCGCGGGAGCGCCACCGTTCCCGTCCCCGCAGGAGGCCGCCGCGCACCGGTGGACCGACGAGGACCGGGCCCTGGTCGCCGACCGGGTGGACACACAGTTCGCCGGCTCACCGGCCACCGTCACCGAGCGGCTGCGGGTG
The window above is part of the Sphaerisporangium rubeum genome. Proteins encoded here:
- a CDS encoding nucleoside deaminase, coding for MWDEAELKHLRRCIALAEEALEAGDEPFGSVLVAGDGTVLAEDRNRETTGADQTLHPEFALARWAAANMTAEERAAATVYTSGEHCPMCAAAHGWVGLGRIVYVASSRQLTDWLAALGVSGTPAVAAIPAGQVAPRVTVEGPVDELTEDIRALHVRFRR
- a CDS encoding DUF4396 domain-containing protein, whose product is MSEHTNSEHTHSAHEGHTGKATWGTAASATLHCLTGCAIGEVAGMVIGTALGWHNASTVAASVVLAFFFGYLLTLLPLRRAGVGWTSAVKLALAADTASIVVMEIIDNSVMLLIPGAMDAGLTTALFWASLAGSLVLAFLVTTPVNKWIIGRGKGHAVVHAYHH
- a CDS encoding glycoside hydrolase family 44 protein, whose product is MRGKLLRLAAVSVVLAAGAVPMSGPAQADAGPRLTIDPSAGKHPISPHIYGMNFTDEALAAELRLPVRRWGGNATTRYHYLYDTTNRASDWFFENIAEANDHPELLPRGSTTDKFVDQNRRTGTDSILTVPLIGWAPKARDGSCGFSVTKYGPQQRTDEWRPDCGNGVKPDGTLVTGNDPHDTSVEVGPQYIKDWLRHLTTTYGKAAQGGVKFYNLDNEPDIWHSTHRDVHPQGASAAELRDQTYKIAAAVKAADPTAKTLGPVGWGWTSWDYSGLDQETCSRTGCWGDPPDRAARDGLPFTAWYLREMKKYEDKYRKRILDYFDMHFYPQAPGVAFGNDTDPATNALRLRSTRALWDPAYTDESWIGTQVRLIPRMKELIAARYPGTRTAITEYNWGALGTMNGALTQADILGIFGREGLDLATLWDPPSAGQPGAYAFRMYLNYDGAGSRFGDVSVSSTSADQGALAVYGARRTRDGALTLMVVNKGGTDLTSPVSIAGARRGAASVYQYSAASPTAIVPGAAQPIAADGTFTRTFPAGSVTLLVVPKTALR
- a CDS encoding NtaA/DmoA family FMN-dependent monooxygenase (This protein belongs to a clade of FMN-dependent monooxygenases, within a broader family of flavin-dependent oxidoreductases, the luciferase-like monooxygenase (LMM) family, some of whose members use coenzyme F420 rather than FMN.); the protein is MTEQIHLAAHFPGVNNTTVWSDPRSGSQIDFGSFRHLAETAERGRFDFFFLAEGLRLREMKGRIHDLDVMGRPESLTVLAALSAVTTRLGLAATVNSTFNEPYEVARRLATLDHLSGGRAAWNVVTSWDAFTGENFRRGGYLAEADRYTRAKEFLQTARELWDTWADDAVTADPVRGEFLREGGVTPFRHTGRHFDIQGLFNVPRGPQGHPVIIQAGDSDEGREFAASSADVIFSRHGRPEEARTFYRDVKRRLAAYGRRPADLKIMPAVTYVLGDTEAEAAECAAEIRRAQVSPANAIVFLEGVWGRDMSFCDPDGPLPDVEPELGEGVSRGRAQFRGDRAATAAKWRAVAQEKNLTIRELVIEMSARQTFVGTAASVAEQMTSFVRTGAADGFVLVPHLTPGGLDELVDQVVPLLQEKGVYRADYTGTTLRDHLGLRSPVKETS
- a CDS encoding LLM class flavin-dependent oxidoreductase translates to MTLHLAVALDGAGWHPAAWRADGARPDLLFTAGYWADLVVEAERGLLDWVTFEDSLAVQSTRHDSPDGRRDQVRGRLDAVLLASALAPLTTRIGLVPTTGVTHTEPFHVSIGIASLDHAARGRAGWRPRVSARPHEAAHFGRRTFPPIDPAGPTARRHIERLLREGVDFVEVVRRLWDSWEDDAEIRDTATGRFVDRDKLHPIDFRGEWFSVRGPSITPRSPQGRPLVTSLAHSALPYDFAARTSDVVYVTPRDADDAAAVVTEVRAAETAAGRTGPPLKIFADLEVYLGPPGRRARLDDLDGATHVSDAHVFEGTPEQLADLLLMWRASGVEGFRLRPGVLPHDLPAVTRGLVPELQARGVFRRAYETTGLRGRLGLPRPPSRYVTAS
- a CDS encoding LLM class flavin-dependent oxidoreductase produces the protein MTRLSVLDLAPVLSGGTARDALRHTLDLARRADDAGYHRYWLAEHHLAEGVASSAPAVLIGAVAATTRRIRVGSGAVQVGHQTALTVVEQFGTLDALHPGRIDLGLGRSGQRAKEVRAGAHTPAPAARHEPRVVDGLLIPPPFDHTSLGRTPLLAFSASLLHQPGAEPPGFAEQVDDIQAFVAGTYRSAEGQAAHAQPGEGAELELWILGSSGGESAQVAGERGLPFAANYHVAPAAVLEAVTAYRDAFKPSAVLSAPYVMVSADVVVAPTDEEARRLAEPYGLWVRSIRTGAGAPPFPSPQEAAAHRWTDEDRALVADRVDTQFAGSPATVTERLRVLRDVTGADELLVTTITHEHADRVRSLELLAGTWIG